One Aphidius gifuensis isolate YNYX2018 linkage group LG3, ASM1490517v1, whole genome shotgun sequence DNA window includes the following coding sequences:
- the LOC122851223 gene encoding facilitated trehalose transporter Tret1-like isoform X1, whose protein sequence is MSLHHKYYVTTVPDDVENGFKMPRASVVQIAARPRHRSSMLATLALSMGTLSCGLAKGYTSPASDSILHNDSSLIGNHSRWAFTAKEQDMSWVASLSMLGAGCGALIGDWIMRRGRKLALQLTSLPLAAAWILTGFAPCIELVFVTSFIGGLCSALITMVAQVYISEISLPGIRGCLSGMLKMVGHIGILFSTIAGSYLNWRQSALVVATAPAMLFIGTLFIPETPSYLVLNGRDSEAALSLMWLRGTHDIIPELQIIKKNVLASRAKQYELTFRDSVVTSRLYKPIAITCGLMFFQRFSGANAFIYYAVTIFKETLSVMSPHNAAIAIAFANLLSSMLSGFLIDIVGRLPLLIASSVFMSMALACFGSYSYYHSMTSPSSLGQYDWIPLTCVLVFTTALALGISPISWLLIGELFPLEYRGLGSSISTSFSYFCAFIGIKLFTDFKQVLGLHGAFWFYAVVAICGLCFVVCCVPETKGKQLDEMNPNYGQTR, encoded by the exons GTGACAACTGTACCCGACGACGTCGAAAACGGTTTCAAAATGCCAAGAGCATCAGTCGTCCAGATTGCAGCTAGACCACGTCATCGATCATCC atGCTGGCAACATTGGCATTATCAATGGGAACATTGTCATGTGGCTTAGCAAAAGGTTATACATCACCAGCATCAGACTCAATTCTTCACAATGATTCAAGTCTTATTGGCAATCACAGTCG GTGGGCGTTTACAGCAAAAGAACAAGATATGTCATGGGTAGCATCATTATCAATGTTAGGTGCAGGCTGTGGTGCATTGATTGGTGATTGGATAATGCGACGTGGAAGAAAACTTGCATTACAGTTGACATCATTGCCTCTGGCTGCAGCATGGATTCTCACTGGTTTTGCACCATGCATTGAACTTGTATTTGTAACAAGTTTCATCGGGGGTCTTTGCAGTGCATTAATAACAATGGTTGCACag GTTTATATATCAGAAATTTCATTGCCTGGAATACGTGGTTGTTTATCTGGTATGTTAAAAATGGTTGGACATATTGGTATactattttcaacaattgctGGATCATATTTAAATTGGCGACAATCAGCTCTTGTTGTTGCAACAGCACCAGCAATGTTATTTATTGGTACATTATTTATACCAGAAACACCATCATATCTTGTTCTAAATGGCAGAGACAGTGAAGCAGCATTAAGTTTAATGTGGCTACGTGGTACACATGACATTATACCtgaattacaaattattaaaaaaaatgtacttgcATCAAGAGCTAAACAATATGAGTTAACATTTCGTGATAGTGTTGTTACATCAAGGCTATATAAACCAATTGCAATAACATGTGGTCTAATGTTTTTTCAACGTTTTTCTGGTGCTAatgcatttatatattatgCCGTAACAATATTCAAAGAAACACTCAGTGTTATGAGTCCACATAATGCTGCAATTGCAATTGCATTTgccaatttattatcatcaatgttATCAg GTTTTTTGATTGACATTGTTGGTAGACTACCATTACTAATTGCCAGTTCAGTTTTCATGTCAATGGCTTTGGCTTGTTTTGGAAGTTATTCATATTATCATTCAATgacatcaccatcatcacttGGCCAATATGATTGGATACCATTGACATGTGTTCTAGTATTTACAACAGCACTTGCACTTGGTATATCACCAATATCATGGCTATTAATTGGTGAATTATTTCCACTTGAATATCGTGGTCTTGGCTCAAGTATTAGCACAAGTTTTAGTTATTTTTGTGCATTTATTGGCATTAAGCTATTCACAGATTTTAAACAG gTTTTGGGCTTACATGGTGCATTTTGGTTTTATGCAGTTGTTGCAATTTGTGGACTGTGTTTTGTTGTATGCTGTGTTCCAGAAACAAAGGGTAAACAACTCGACGAAATGAATCCAAATTATGGACAAACACGGTAG
- the LOC122851223 gene encoding facilitated trehalose transporter Tret1-like isoform X2, whose amino-acid sequence MVKFEKVTTVPDDVENGFKMPRASVVQIAARPRHRSSMLATLALSMGTLSCGLAKGYTSPASDSILHNDSSLIGNHSRWAFTAKEQDMSWVASLSMLGAGCGALIGDWIMRRGRKLALQLTSLPLAAAWILTGFAPCIELVFVTSFIGGLCSALITMVAQVYISEISLPGIRGCLSGMLKMVGHIGILFSTIAGSYLNWRQSALVVATAPAMLFIGTLFIPETPSYLVLNGRDSEAALSLMWLRGTHDIIPELQIIKKNVLASRAKQYELTFRDSVVTSRLYKPIAITCGLMFFQRFSGANAFIYYAVTIFKETLSVMSPHNAAIAIAFANLLSSMLSGFLIDIVGRLPLLIASSVFMSMALACFGSYSYYHSMTSPSSLGQYDWIPLTCVLVFTTALALGISPISWLLIGELFPLEYRGLGSSISTSFSYFCAFIGIKLFTDFKQVLGLHGAFWFYAVVAICGLCFVVCCVPETKGKQLDEMNPNYGQTR is encoded by the exons GTGACAACTGTACCCGACGACGTCGAAAACGGTTTCAAAATGCCAAGAGCATCAGTCGTCCAGATTGCAGCTAGACCACGTCATCGATCATCC atGCTGGCAACATTGGCATTATCAATGGGAACATTGTCATGTGGCTTAGCAAAAGGTTATACATCACCAGCATCAGACTCAATTCTTCACAATGATTCAAGTCTTATTGGCAATCACAGTCG GTGGGCGTTTACAGCAAAAGAACAAGATATGTCATGGGTAGCATCATTATCAATGTTAGGTGCAGGCTGTGGTGCATTGATTGGTGATTGGATAATGCGACGTGGAAGAAAACTTGCATTACAGTTGACATCATTGCCTCTGGCTGCAGCATGGATTCTCACTGGTTTTGCACCATGCATTGAACTTGTATTTGTAACAAGTTTCATCGGGGGTCTTTGCAGTGCATTAATAACAATGGTTGCACag GTTTATATATCAGAAATTTCATTGCCTGGAATACGTGGTTGTTTATCTGGTATGTTAAAAATGGTTGGACATATTGGTATactattttcaacaattgctGGATCATATTTAAATTGGCGACAATCAGCTCTTGTTGTTGCAACAGCACCAGCAATGTTATTTATTGGTACATTATTTATACCAGAAACACCATCATATCTTGTTCTAAATGGCAGAGACAGTGAAGCAGCATTAAGTTTAATGTGGCTACGTGGTACACATGACATTATACCtgaattacaaattattaaaaaaaatgtacttgcATCAAGAGCTAAACAATATGAGTTAACATTTCGTGATAGTGTTGTTACATCAAGGCTATATAAACCAATTGCAATAACATGTGGTCTAATGTTTTTTCAACGTTTTTCTGGTGCTAatgcatttatatattatgCCGTAACAATATTCAAAGAAACACTCAGTGTTATGAGTCCACATAATGCTGCAATTGCAATTGCATTTgccaatttattatcatcaatgttATCAg GTTTTTTGATTGACATTGTTGGTAGACTACCATTACTAATTGCCAGTTCAGTTTTCATGTCAATGGCTTTGGCTTGTTTTGGAAGTTATTCATATTATCATTCAATgacatcaccatcatcacttGGCCAATATGATTGGATACCATTGACATGTGTTCTAGTATTTACAACAGCACTTGCACTTGGTATATCACCAATATCATGGCTATTAATTGGTGAATTATTTCCACTTGAATATCGTGGTCTTGGCTCAAGTATTAGCACAAGTTTTAGTTATTTTTGTGCATTTATTGGCATTAAGCTATTCACAGATTTTAAACAG gTTTTGGGCTTACATGGTGCATTTTGGTTTTATGCAGTTGTTGCAATTTGTGGACTGTGTTTTGTTGTATGCTGTGTTCCAGAAACAAAGGGTAAACAACTCGACGAAATGAATCCAAATTATGGACAAACACGGTAG